CCACGCATTGACCTAGTTCACTAAGATGAGGAGAAgcctttccccatctttaaaaaggAACTTCTTATTCTTAGTCCTCCCTTTGCTCCAGGCTCCAAATCTGCAATAACAAGGAAAGCAAGGGCTGGGAAGGGGTTGTGGGAAGGGGTATTCCTTTGGAAGGCCTCTGTTCAATTTAGATCTTAGGTAGGAGAGACAGCTGGGGCCAATGGGGGTTACCTGTGACAGTGGATGGAAAACCAAAGTCATTACTGACGGCCATGCTGCTAGATTTGGATTTCTGGGACTCGTATTTCAAtcgatctggaaaaggaaaaaataatccctCAGGTTACCTCACAGGCTGGATGCCCTTGGATTCACAAATAAGTACAACAAAGGTCTGGCTAGAGAAAGAGGTCTTCACCTTTTTAGTGTCATAAACTTCTTTGGCAATCTGAAGAAACCTATGGACctttcctcagaataatgtttttaaatccataaaataaaatatatcagaatataaaggaaacaaaatgttgaaatatagttatttaaaaaggccttttttgtaaacaaaaacaaattggaCCTCAAATTAAGAACCTCTGgattacatacacatacacaaactgcCCTAACTATTAGACACTCTGTGATGAAATTCATGAAAAGCAAAAagtcctttcctccctccattcccagCCTCCTACCCCTCTCTAGGGCAAGGAGGAAGTCTCTGTTCCTTTGAAGCTCCTTCATGAATTCTTCATTCTGAAGAAAGAGGGCAATCCGCTCATCTTCCAGGTACTGCTTCCACCGGCATTCCTCCTCCAGATTTCCCACCATGGATTGGCTGACTTCCCCAAGCCCTAGCTTTGGGGGGCCACTCTGGGTATTCTGCAGAGAAGAGACAGGCACTGCCATGGGTGTATGTGTGTAGACATAGATAGACACCTAACCAGATTTTTCCTCAGGACTCCATGAGATGCTCACGAGCATGCTTCCAGTCTAGCTACATTAAGAAGGAAGAAGTAGTCATGCCCCAAGATGCTAGAACTGAGGGAATGTGCCACGATATAATGGTATATGATACTGGTATATGAGCGCAcgtgtgcgcgcacacacacacacacacacacacacacacacacaccccttcatTCCTGGTCCTAAGCCAGGAAGCTACTCTGTACTTAGAAaattgtagaaaaataaatttagaactggaaggaaaattAAAGGCTATTTAATACaagtttgcagatgaggaagtcAAGGACCACAGAGACAAAGTAATTTGCTGATGGTCACAAAGGTATATGGTCACAGATTAAAATTCGTAGCATCTCAGTTCAGGTCTAGAGTTTTTCCCCAGACTGCCTATACTGATGGCTTTTCACAACATGGTCCTAAATGAAATGGGTTCTGACACCTCCCTAAAGTTAGATGGACTCAGTTGCCTCCAGGGCAGGTGAAGAAATCACAAACATGTGCCTGAGAATTTGACATGGTTCTATGCTCCCTATTGCCATCCCAAGTCCTCAGGCACACATTCTGTGGAACCTCACTGGCCCCTGATCACATCCTCTTGCCAAAGTCCTATCCATGATGAAGACTTTCCAATGGAGAGGCTCCCAAACCCCTGCTTTCCTAATATGTACTCtaagtattttttaatatggtggatattttatatattaggcCATCTAGACCAAACCAGGAAACTGAGAAGAGGTTTCCTGTTTGGGGTTGCTTCCCTCTGAACCCAAGAATGAATAGTCTGAACTCAGAAAATTGGGAAGTGAAACGGGCAGATGCCAAATCTTTTGCCTCTCTATCAACAAAACAGAACTTCTGGTCTGGTGAATGGGGAGTGGCGGTAGGAGTAGACAGGAAAGAACAGGTCATCTCTGATTTCTGCTTTTAATATCTATCTCATCACCAGCTACTAGCCTCCTGCAAGGGCTCCTTCTCCTCTTACCTGCAAACTATCCAGCTGCTGGGGCAGAATCCGAAGGAAGTCATCAGGAAGATTGCCCAGAAGTGGGGGGTTCCAGTTACGATAACGCCTCTGGGTTGGGGGGACCCCAGCACTAGGCACATCTATCCTGTAGGGGAACAAGTAGAAGGGGGACAAACCAGTGAGACCAAAGATTAAAACAATTAATGAGTGCCTAAGTGGAGTGGATATTGCCAATGAGATGGAATTTGGGAGGAGACAGGCAGTGCCACTAGCTGCCACCCCTCCTCATGCTCTGACTTTAGATGAAGGACTGAGCCAGAGGATTGTCCCAGAAAGAACCCTGGTCTGGGGATTAAGAGAGCTGGTTTTACTCCTAGCCTGCTACAAATTCCCTGTACAAGTCCAGGTACCTCAGCAGAACTCAATTCTCTCCTCTATAAAAGTCTTCTCCTTTCTACCCATCTCTCAAGGTTCCAGACAGCCTCTAATGGGATAATGCACATTCCCAATCAGCTGTATTCGCTTATCTTTCTCCAGCGTGTCAATATACAAGATATCCTCCCTTTCCATCCCTACTTTTTCAACTTCCTTCTATGTATTCTTTCCCttatagattgtaagctccttgaggaccaAAGAAGACGGGGTTCTGCCAAAGATGAGAACCATCTCTGTAGAATCTGTGGACTAGAAGACGTTCCTTTCCATACTTCTTTCAAGGCCTGCAGAACAGGCCCCCAGAGCTCTTGCAAGACATATGGTTTGCTGAATAAGGGAAATGACACATGGACAAACCAGCCTCGATGTTGGGAGCAGAGAGAAGGGAATGTTCATTTCCTATGCCTGGTTTTGATTTTCCTGCCTTCTCCCTCCAAGAGAGACTCTTCCATTGGATAGAAGTTTCCCTGGGTATCTCTCATCTTGAAAAaggtttttccctctctttcataAGATCAGAGAATTAAGGTTGAAGGAGACCTCAGAGACTATGTAATCCAACACttcatttgggggagggggaaggtcaagacaattggggttaagtgacttgtccaggatcacacagctagtaagggctAAATATTTGAAAccgaatttaaattcaggtcttccagactttgGGCCCagcactgcatcatctagctgagAACTTTATTAAATCCAGGTCTTTAATTTTATAGAGAAGGCAACCAAGACCCAGAGGAAAGGACTTTTTCCAGCTGGTTAGTGACAAAATTAAGACTAGAACCCAGGAATTCAGCCCAGTGCTTTCTTCTCTACAACATAAGAGACAGTATGTCCTGGTAGATAAATTGTTGGATCTATATGCATATCCTAATTTAAGCACTCACTaggtatgtgactctggacaagtcatttaaccttaataTGCCTCAATCCCTTCATCTGCAAATTGAGGATACTAATTAGCACAGAGTCATGAGGTTTTTATaagagtcaaatgaaataatatatgtaaaataatctataaaccttaaagttcCATAAATATCTgtagtaattattattaattgtcaTACATCATAAATTTATGGTTATactttatttgtgtatttgttacaaattattattattgtaagaGTTGAATGAAAGAATAGATATAAAACAATCTATAAACTTAAAGTTCCATAAATGTCTgcagtaattattattaattataataaattataagtttgattatattttatttatgtatttgttattattattgtaagtcaaatgaaataatatatgtaaaataatctaTAAACCTTAAAGTTACAGAACCATCTgcagtaattattattaattatcataaaaataattactttgcTACATTGTGGTAGATTGGTTGGTTGTTTCTCCTCTGAAATCCCCTGTCAACCTCCCTGGGAGTCAAGAGCTGTCTACGTGAAGTGCTGATATCCTAGGAGTTCAGGATGGGAGAGGTAGAGGAAATTATACACCTATCTCTCTCTGCCACATAtgccttccatttccttcttcagtgttCTCATCGGTTAAATGTGTCTGCAGCCCAGCCCGATCCCACATCTGACCCAGCCAAGAAGCAGAGCCAAAAGTCCCAGAGACATTTATGCAGGACAGCGAGCAGTCCCTCACTGGAGGCTGCTGAGAGGGTCACTGGGAAGGGCAGAGACCTATCTATTAGAGGTCAGACGAGGCTCAGGCCCCAGCCACAAGTTCCACCCACTGGTTCCTTTGAGTTCTTGAGGGTGGGAGGACAATCAGGAAGCTCAAGCCCGAGCTTACTGAAATCTTGGAACATCGAGAGGCAAACCCCAGAGGCGCCAAGTTCGGCTCATAAACCAGTGAGCTAGGGGCCCTGGAATAACTCAGAGTCTCAAAAAATCAGCTCTGGTCTGAATGGAATGTCAAAAATGAACtaaggagggggtggagggggaaTGCCAAGGCTGTAATTTCACTAGGAAAACTCCAGGCAGCCAagacaaaacattttttccctttataataaGGCTTGATTCCATAGATCTAGCATTTGCAGCATTACTTTGAGACAAGGACAGTCAGTAAACCAGTATTTATGCATTTagtattttccctccctcccttcctcccccagttAAATTGCAAGCTCTTTGGGGACAAGTCTTACACCCTACTAAACCCAGCTCCTGtacttctttatctctctctggcACTCAAAATCCTTCATTACCTAGCCCACCAccacctttccagtctccttacaCCTTAGTGCCCCCCTACCCCGACCTCCATCCCTACTCCCACATGCTCTGGGATGCACTGACACTCCCTCTACAGACTCGGGGCATTTTCTCTACCTGTCCCCCATTCTTGGAAGGTTCTGCCTCCTCCTCTCTGCCTCCTGGATCCCTTccagtcccagctaaaatcccacctccaacaggaagcctttcccaatccgctctaattctagtgccttccttctgctGTCATTTCTGATCTCCCCTGTCCCTAGCTTGTTTGGCCATAGCAGTCGGCATGTGGTCTCCCATTAGACCGTGAGTTCTTGGGGAATGGGGGCTATCTTTGAcctttttttcatatccttcaaTGCCCTCCCCAGGGCTTAGCTCATTGCCTGGTCCATAGTAGGTCCGTAGTAAGCTTTTCATGACTTGACTGACTTGAGATCATTTAATAAAGTAATGCCAAACTCTCCCACTTATATTCTGGAATGAGTCACACTTAATGAAACAGGAAGCTACttgagagatcatctagtctaattgtATCAACAaaagacccagagaaggaaaccaacttgcccagtcacatagtGAATTAGTGGCAAATATAGGACTAGAATCCTGGTCCCCAGACTTCCTGCCCAGTGCCTCTTAATCATTGTTGGCAGCTGGTGGTAAAACGGAGAATGCTGAGAGTTATGAATaccttgggttcaaatctagcttcagatacttactatgtgactctggataagtcatttaatctcagtctgcctcagtttcctcaactgtaaaatggggataaaacaatagcacaggggcagctaggtggtgctgtggatagagcaccagccctgaagttgggaggacatgagttcaaatccagcctcagacacttaacacttcctggatgtgtgatcctgggcaagtcacttaaccccaattgcctcagcaaaaaagacaaaaaacaaaaacaaaaacctccaaGGTGAGAACCAAAATGAGGAGAGAaccaagtgaaataataaagCAACAACAACCTCCATTCTTTTCTCGGGGGTGAGAATGATAAACACAACCTAAATAGAGGCAAGAAGCTCAGAAGTTcctgtcttcatttcaaaggttCATGGATGTGgtactggaaggaaccttagagattatttcaGTAATGGCAGTAGGAATATCAGAATGTTgaggaacaaaaaataaaaattggttagAATAACAGACTTAGAGAGGAGTCTTCACAGGATTTAGGGGGGAAATGGTCATGATATTCTCAAAGAAATGGCTCAAGAGATCCAGAAGCAATTAACAGCAACTGTTCAAAAGTCTACTAGAGCCATACACTTCTGATGGCTCTTTGAAGAAAGCTTCCATCCTGTAATTGTATACTATCATTCACTAAAGTAAACATCAAATCTTTGCTGAggttttaataaaacaaatgtacatatttatacccAGAAGAGGCAAcatagaaaaggagagagagagctgCCCTTGAAGTAAAAAGATCTGGATTCCAGTCCTCCCTCTAACACTGAGGTTCTCAATGTGTGGTCCTTTGACCTTTGGGGGTCTCCAAGACCCTTTTAAGGGGTCCTAGAGGTCAAAACTATTTACATAATAATACTCAGATGTTACTTGCCTATTAAAATACTTCCcccttttccaactacatatctgtgtgaggccagattttcttcatatactctAACCAAAACAACATTATCTTAACAGATGGAATGCAGCAGCAGATGAAGATCCAGCTGCCTTCCATTAAgccagacattaaagagatttgcaaaagtATGTAAAACAGTGCCACTCTTCTCACTGATTATGTTTTGGAAAATAGCTATTTTtcatgaaaatgttattttattaacATTAACATGAACATGTTATGTTAATGTAATTTTAACATCAACATATTAACATGTAATGAacttattgtttttaaatgaattaataaaatttaaaaatctatcattttGGTTTCTATTACAACAAATGTTGAAAGatatgttgttgctgttcagttgtgtccaacatgcctccatttgaggttttcttggcaaagatactggagtgatttgccatttccttctacagttcAATtgactgatgagaaaactgaggcagacagagttaaatgactcaaACAGGGTCACACATCTTCATGAGATCTCATGTTcatgattccaagcctagtgtGCTATTATTCAGTACAACATCTACTTAACCTTTTCTGGACAGATgtaaccatttttctttttggcccTCAATCATTTTTAGCTGTAAAGGGATCTTAAGGACAAAAAGTCTGAGAACCCATCCTGCACTGACTGCTCacttggctgtgtgtgtgtgtgtgtgtggattaTTTAACCTCTCGATGCcccaagcaactctctaagatatTAGATGGAAGAGAAAATGCCTGCATTAGTGGAGCACATTTCATCACCTGGGAGTTCCCccaaaaccaatgaaatcacaggtggcTATCTCTACCTGCGCTTAGTAATTACCTGCCATTATATTTATCTAGAATGTTTTATTATACTGACTGAAATTGCAGGTAGTTCTTTCAACAGTTACCTGAATGAGTGTACCCACTTTCAAGTTCTTTAGCATTAATTAAGCCAATTAAATGTACCCACTTTCAAGTTCTTTGGTATTAATAATGAAGCttactgtttttttcttctctattaacAACAGGATTGAGTTGAatttcttccccccccaaaaaaaaaagaaaagaataggaaagacGGACAACATACTCTGGCTTTGTAAACAACAGCTCCTGAAGAGCTGAAGAGGTCACTTACCCTGAAGGCCAGAAAGCCAAATGAGGACTCAAACTCCCATTTGTCTTTCTAGGGCCCCACATAAGAATCCTTGCTACTCCCACAGAGTTTGAAAATACTCTTTCTAGCTTACTTCAGATCTTACTACTTAAGTAACAACCTTCCtgcacctcagttttcttatcagttAAAAAAAGGGGGGCTTATGTGTcctctgaaatcctttccaattctagatGTATAATCCTATTTGTGTATTCCCCTCAaatccctacacacacacacacacacacacacacacacacacacacacacacaaattcaaaGGGAGATCCAGAGGGAacgagacagacagagacagagagagacaacagAATTGCTCCCATTTGCAACCCTGCAGTAAAAGTCTTTCCATGCCTTGTTATTCCACAATCCCTAGGACTTTACAAAGGAAACATTTGGCAAGAATAAGACCATCCTCCATTAATACCCTTACCCCTGGTGACCATTAAAAAGGCTTCAACTactttaggataaaaaaaaatacttctgttCCCTGGTAATGCTACAATATAATGCTGTGGCCTAGAGAATATAGTCATTTTGTGGTGTCTGACCTCTCCACAGAACTCTGTCAACAAGTTGATTAGTTCCATATTCCCAAACTGTGGAAGAGTTTTGGTCTGGAAGAGGCCttggaagacctaagttcattTCACTGCCTCCCAGTGACTCACTGGAATAGCTAACTCTCCTTTCTTTAAAACTCATGTAAGTCATGGGCTTTTTTAATTGTATTGAACCTTAGAGGCTATATTTTGTAATTGCTtcatttgacagagaaggaaactgagacccagtgaaatGGCTCACATAAGATCCCATACATGACATAACTAGAAACCTAGCCAAGAACCCCTTCATAGTAAACAGTCCTTCAGTGCCGCCCCCTATTCCCTTATTCCCCCCATAACCTGCTTTTCCCTTTCAGAGCTTGGATCACCAACCAATCTTCTTCAAAATCTATCCTTGTCTCCCTAATAATagtagtagctaacatttatatagcacttactatgtgccaagcaccacGTCAAGTACTTTATaactatttgatcctcacaataattctgggagataggtgctattattgtatccattttatagatgaggcagaCCAGGTGaagtgcccaagatcacacagcttacTAAGtaattgaggccagatttgaactcagatctccctattctctatccactgcaccacctacctgcaaTCCAATTGCTCTCTCCATTCTATTCTTCACACATCTAGTCAATACTCCTAAATTATTCCTAAAATTTGAGTCGAAGTATGTTACCTTCTTGCTGAAAACACACCTGTGACTTTTTGCTTCTagcatcaaatacaaaatcttgttTGGTTTTCAAGGTTCTTTCCAGTCTGACCCCAATCTACATTTCTGGGCTTATTGTATATCAATCTCCTTCACAACACTCTCTATTCTCACCAAGCTGACTACCATCCCAGAGCCCAGTAGGATCGCAGTCTGGAGGGAGAACGTAGAACAATGGTGAGAAAGAGTTCTCACAGCCTCCTTCACACACATTCTCTGACATCTCACCAATTCTTCCTTGATTCCCAAATTGAATTCCTCCGGCTATAAGGGGAATTGTTAAACAAGCCACTAAGATACTACCAGAAAATTGTTCTTTGTTCCTTGTCTTACGGGTTCATCCCACTTACAGCCAATTTAAGAAGACAAAATATATTCTTACCTGGGAGGTGGGGTTGGGGGAGCCAGGGGATAAGGCCTGTCAAATATGTGCATGTGGTAGGCAGGAGGTGAATACACTGGTGGAGGCTCTTCATCTGAGCTATCTGGTTCCAAAGTCCGTTCCAAAATCTAACCAGAGAGCAAAAGAGATCAATTTTTGCATTAAAATAGCACTTTAAGTGGTTTCACATTGGGCAGTGTGTTCCAGTGAAAAGGATGTTGATtagaggtcctgagttcaagtgCTACCTTTGGTACTTGTTACCTGTGTGATGTGGGCCATTCATTTAACCTCCTAGACttgttttttcaaatgtaaaatgagagggttggacttcTTAGTCACttccaagatctcttctagctctatctAAGGTCGATTTTGTCTTATCCTGCCGACAATTCTCCAGTGAGACCAAGGATTATCAGTCCCTCCCCCTTAGCAAAAAAGAAACTCAAAgctgaggaaggggaaaggaaaaccAGGAAGGACTTTTTTCAAAGTTAATTAACAAGTCACCAAAACAAAGTCTCAgactaaaaatataatatttaatcacCCCCCCTCAGAAATTAATCTATGAGATGTCAGTCTTGGTAAAAGTCGGGCTGGGCAGAGGGCAGAGAGCATTGATTTCTCCCATTGGGGGCTACGCTGTCAACTTCTGggattggggaaaaaatgaaaagagagttCATAGGCTGGAGTCTAGAGGAAGGGAGGACCAagctttctttatctttttattcttataagtTCTTTTCACTTGGGTGACAAAGAAAATGGTTTCCAAGTACTGGCAAGCATTGTCTAGTCCCATGGGAGGGAATTTGGGattgaaaaaaatctcttcagaGATACTCCAATCTTAGTATGCACAACtagtcctttttcttcctctccctattttggATTTTTCTCAGTAAttctccctcttttaattattattttaatggtattttatttttccaaatatatgcaaaaatagttttcaacttttatctttgcaaaatcttgtgttccaaatttttctccttttctcccccactCTCCTcattccccaagacagcaagcaatctgaatgTACAATTCTGCTCCCTCtttatgctgctgctgctggagaAAATAAATAGCCAGAGAGCCTCCCAAGAAATTAGGAATTGGGCAAAGGGATCATCCAATGTATCCTTTTGTAAAGGGAATTCTGAAGCCCCTTATTGAGGAGCACCTTGGTATGACCTTCCCCTCTACAATTATGGGTACCATACATCATCTTGTATATACCATCATAATAGCTGCTATGTATATGGtgcttaaggtttgcaaagtgtttctatcttactttatcctcacaaaaatcttagcaggtaggtggtattattatcattttagagatggggaaattgaggtggAATTCTTGCCCAAAgaaacacagctagtaagtgtcttaggcaGGATTTTTAAACTTAGGGCTTCCTACCTCTATGTCCAATATTCTAATCACTGTGCTGCCTTAGTCTCCACAATTAGAATCGAACCTCTTGAaaggcaaggactgttttttgcctttgctttttATCCCCATGGTAAACAAAGTTCTGGCTTCTAGTCTTTGCTCTCTGCCATTCAGTAGGTGTATGGTTAAGTCATCTAACTTCTCAacttgttttcctcatctatattaTGGGAGGGGGAGTGAAAATGCTTGTATTACCCACTCTCCTGCACAGGATTACTGGAAGGAAACTGAAAAACATCAAATGAATCTACAGTATAAGACCCTAGGTTCTAAGGCTACTTTTGTCCCCTACAGCTGGCCATCTCAGCTGGCCTAGGACTGAGGGGAGTCTGAGAATGGGGGCACACTGGATTTCCTTTGAGGGGTGCGAATAGGGACTGGATTTCACCCAGGGCTGGGTCTTGATGTGAAATATACAGAGAGGTACACGGTGCTCAAGTATAAATACCATCTATGCGATGGCGCCTAAGGATATGCACCCGTAATTGTCCTGGGGAATGCACCAACATTTTTTCTTCGAGACAGAAACTATTTGCACAGCTGTTTTCACAAGCAAGAATGAACTTGACTGCTTAGCTGGCCAGGTCTGCTCCATGCCCATATTTCAAGAAGGGGAGAGGCTGGCTATCAGTAGCAGCTGGCCTCCCACATGTCTAGCCCAATTTAGTCTTAGGATCATCAGGATAGGTCAGGATGATAAACTGAGCCTGGAGTCCACTTCTAGGAGATCACCCAGCCCCTTTTCTCCTTCATCACTGAACTACCTGGGACAGCTCCTTTTGGGGGCCAGCCTACTCTTGTTTACCCTAGGGATGGGGCTCAGGAAGctgcttgttcccttccccacccccactgtTACCATCCCCAGAAAGCTGAGCCTCTTGTCCTTCCTCAGAAAGGCTGATGAACTAGACTCCTCCTCCTAGAGGAACCTAGCCAGGATCAGATTGTGTTCCCTGAAGGCCTGGTAGCTTTGAAGCTGCAATCAGATTCTCTCTCCCAGGGCCTCCGGTCTGAGAGCTCCTGAGCTTATTAGTATCACTCATTCCCAGAGCAGCAGAAAACAGATGCTGCTACCAGAGGGGCCCAGGCCCTGGCCCCGATTTGGAGGCAAAGTAAACGAGAAACCACAATGGCTCCAGCAGTGTTCCTTTGGCCAATGCTAATCCCGTTCCCATCTCTGGAAtccccctgcctccctccctggAGCAATATGTTTATTCTTCTGGTTCAAAAATGTGCTGAAGCTTTTGGCTTTGCAGCCTTCTTGTTTAACTCAGCGTGAGTGATAAATGGATGCCAGATGCTCTGGGATGGCTTGTTTTTCTGTCGTTTGCCTGACAGGTGATATTTTTCAATGGCAAGGATACCCCACAGCCCAGCACACCATCCATCAGCCCCTGGGGGATGGGGGGAGGCTTACAGTCAGCAGTTATTGTCATTCCAGCTGCTGCTAATAAATTTACTGAAGGACTCTGAGCTGGCTCAGTAGATCCGGGCCAACTGATGGACACAGAAGAGAGCTGTGATGGGGTAGGGGGAGAGTATCGAAGAATAGGAGCAGGGGGAAGCTCTGCAGAGGAGGTGGGGCACAGAGCTCACTCATTCAAGTAAAGCAAAAATTTTAGAAGTAGAAAATCCAGAGACGTCTAGCCTCTCCCGCTTTCTCATCATTGCGGGTTATTCTATGCATCATTAATAGGACAAAGGTCATTGTGGGAAAGTCTAGAGGATATTTTatgagatggggaaaaaaaagaaagaaagaaatatgaccCTATCTATGCAGTTAAGTTAAAACAAATCAATATTGTGGAAATTATCAGAGATTAGAGAAGCACCTTTCAAAATCAACATGGTAAATGATACTTAGCCTTGTACTTTGCACATAGTCAGTACGtgatacatgtttattgatttaagTTGAATCCTctttatccctccctctctctgtctctgtctctctattttttctttctctgtctctatctatacacacacacacacacacatacacactcatcttcaaaatgaggatGTTGGATTAGACAGCATCTTGGGTCCCTCCCTGTTCTACTTCTATAAGATTTTGATGTGGCTTCTTCAACTAGGGCCATTTTTGACAACAAGCAAGAGTGACTCTAGGGAAGCAGGGAAAGGGACTCCAGGCAATGCAAAAAAAGACCTCCCCAAATGGATAAGATATAGTTCTCTACCTCTTTAGAGTCATCAATTTAGCAATGAAAGGAATCCTCAGAATCACCTAAACcaattaacttcattttataagagaagaaattgaaattcaaagaagaaaagtgacttgttcaaatttAGAGGGACAGGAAATAGGTGTCTAAGCCCGAAACTACACTCAGGTCCTCTGCTTCCCAATCTAACCACCTCTCCACTACTGCAAAGGGTACAGTTTGGTTTATATTCTAATTAAGGAAGACTCCAGATAAGTAGCCATTATATAAGACAACAAACAGAAGGTAGGCAGTATGTGAGCAGTCTAGCCAGTAAGAGCTATGGGAATTCAGAAGAAGGCAATACCAAGGGCTTGAAAGATCAAGGAGGTGGCCTTTGAACCAGTCCATGAGGAGTCAGTAAGAGTTTGTTAAGTCTAGATTGTGGTTATTTGTATTTTCAAGGGAAAGAGGAATGAATGATCAAGAGAGAAAAGCTGAAAAGGAATAGTAAATAAACCAATTTGGCTGGAGCATATGGATTAAATAGGGAAATTATGAGATAAGGCAGGAAAAGTAAGCCAGGAATTGATTGTGACAGGCTTTGAATGTTGAACTAATGAGGTTCAGACTTTATTCTATAAAAGTAAGAGGGAATTGTTTTGAAACTTTGGGCAGAGATTGAGGTGTTTTAAGGAAAACTGTACATAAAGAGaataggaaggagagagattATAGTTAGGTTATCATATTTTTCTTGCCCAACATGACAACTATGGAAATATGCacctatttaatctatatcagattgttggCTGTATTGGGAAGGGGGGGAGAGgttaaggaagaagggagaaaaaaatcagaacactgaggtttataaaaatgaatattgataactattttacatgtatttg
The Sminthopsis crassicaudata isolate SCR6 chromosome 4, ASM4859323v1, whole genome shotgun sequence genome window above contains:
- the CUEDC1 gene encoding CUE domain-containing protein 1 isoform X6 — its product is MTSLFRRSSSNGGSRGGGNASAQELNNSRPARQVRRLEFNQAMEDFKTMFPNMDYDIIECVLRANNGAVDATIDQLLQMNLDGSSYDDSSDSDDSIPPEILERTLEPDSSDEEPPPVYSPPAYHMHIFDRPYPLAPPTPPPRIDVPSAGVPPTQRRYRNWNPPLLGNLPDDFLRILPQQLDSLQNTQSGPPKLGLGEVSQSMVGNLEEECRWKQYLEDERIALFLQNEEFMKELQRNRDFLLALERDRLKYESQKSKSSSMAVSNDFGFPSTVTATRRKLFELARAFSEKTKMRKTKRKQLLKHQSLGTAASTANLLDDVEGHACEEDFRARKQETLKEEEAPREGQ
- the CUEDC1 gene encoding CUE domain-containing protein 1 isoform X7, producing MTSLFRRSSSNGGSRGGGNASAQELNNSRPARQVRRLEFNQAMEDFKTMFPNMDYDIIECVLRANNGAVDATIDQLLQMNLDGSSYDDSSDSDDSIPPEILERTLEPDSSDEEPPPVYSPPAYHMHIFDRPYPLAPPTPPPRIDVPSAGVPPTQRRYRNWNPPLLGNLPDDFLRILPQQLDSLQNTQSGPPKLGLGEVSQSMVGNLEEECRWKQYLEDERIALFLQNEEFMKELQRNRDFLLALERDRLKYESQKSKSSSMAVSNDFGFPSTVTATRRKLFELARAFSEKTKMRKTKRKQLLKHQSLGTAASTANLLDDVEGHACEDFRARKQETLKEEEAPREGQ